The genomic interval GGCATGGCCGTGGTGCGGCCCGCCGAGTTCATCGTCCTCAAGTTCTCCCACAAGTTGCAGACGTCGTGAGCCGTCTTGCGCCCAGCCCTCTCCAGGAGCTCTGAAAAGCCATGCCTGCCCAGTATCCAATCCCAGTCTTTCATTTCACCGTCGAATGGGGCGGAAGCCGTGTCGGCTTCTCCGAGGTCGGCGGACTCACCCAGGAGAACCAGGCCATCGAGTACCGGGACGGTTCGTTCCTCGAATACTCGTCCATCAAGATGCCGGGGCTCCGCAAGTTCTCCAACGTCACGCTCAAGCGCGGCATCATCAAGGGAGACAACCAGTTCTTCAAGTGGCTGAGCACCGTGAAGCTCAACACCGTGGAGCGCCGCAACCTCATCATCAGCCTGCTCAATGAGGAGCACCAGCCGGTGATGGTGTGGAAGGTGATGAATGCCTTCCCGGTGAAGGTGGAAGGGCCTGGACTCAAGGCCTCGGGCAACGAGGTCGCCATCGAGTCCATCGAGCTGGCCCACGAGGGCCTCGAACTCCAGAGCGAGTAATGCCCAACTACTATCCGCCCGTCGGCTTCCACTTCCAGGTCGAGATTCTCGGCCTGCCCCGGGACGACAACGACTTGCGCTTCACCGAGGTGAGCGGTCTGTCCCTCGAGATGGGGACCGAAGAGGTCGCCGAGGGCGGAGAGAACCGCTTCATCCAGAAGTACCCCACGCGGACGAAGTACCCGGAGCTGGTGCTCAAGCGCGGTCTGCTCGTGAGCTCGAAGGTGCTGGGTTGGATTCGGCAGTGCATGGAGGACTACCGGATTGAACCCAAGAACATCGACGTGAAGCTCCTCAACGAGGAGCACCAGCCTCTTCTCACCTGGCACGTGGTGGGCGCCTACCCGACGAAGTGGTCGGTGAGCGACCTCAACTCCACGAACAACGCCGTGGTCATCGAGACCCTGCAGCTCTTCTACCAGTCCTTCCGCCTCGACAGGTCCTAGCCCATGCCGCTCATCGTCGACGAGGTCGTCATCACCGTGGAGGTCACCAACGCGGCCGCGGGTGGCGCGGCACCGGCCTCTGGCGGCGGTGGGAGCACCGAGGACAAGCAGGCCCTCATCAGTGAATGCGTCGAACAGGTGATGGAGCTGCTGCGGCAGCGAGAGGAGCGCTGAGCCGTGAGCGACCGGGGGACATTGGAGCGGCTGGTCATCAAGGCCTACGAGAGCGCGGACTACTCGGGTCAGCCCATCAGCCAGTTCGAGGCCTTCATCAATCCCAACGAAATCACGCTGGCGTACGAGATGGAGTACGACAGCGCGCAGGGTTCGGGGACGACCAACAGCCGGATGAACTTCAAGAAGGTGAAGCCCGGGGACATGTCCCTGACCTTCTTCATCGACGGCACCGGCGCGAGCGGCCGCCCCGCCAGCGTGCAGGACAAGGTCGAGCAGTTCCAGACGGTGACGGGCTACAACGGCAACATCCACCGGCCCAACTACCTCAAGGTCGGGTGGGGCACGCTGCAAATCAAGCGCTGCGTGCTCAAGAGCGCGAGCATCGCCTACAAGATGTTCCAGCCGGATGGCGTGCCGCTCCGGGCCGTCATCACCGCCAACTTCACGGACAACTCCGACGACCAGACCCGCGTGGCGATGGCGCAGGACCAGTCGCCGGACCTGACGCACTTCCGTCTGGTGAAGGCGGGCGATGACCTGCCCTCGCTCTGCCATCAAATCTACGGAGACCCGCGGTTGTATCTGCAGGTGGCGCGGGCCAACGGCATCGACGACTTCCGCAACCTGGTCCCCGGCACGAAGCTCCGCTTCCCGCCGCTGGAGAAGTAGCCATGCCCGAAGAGCGCTCACTTCCCATTCCGGCCGGGCACCGCGAGTTCACCGTGAAGGTGAACGGAGAGGCCGCGCCCCGAGAGCACCAACTTCTCTCGGTCAGCATCACCCGCATGGTCAACCGCCTGCCCTCCGCGCGCCTGTCGTACCTGGATGGCGCGGCGGCCTCCAGTGACTTCCCGGTGAGCAACGGGGACCTCTTCATTCCGGGGAGCGAGATTGAAATCCTCGCGGGCACGGGCGACGACCTCGTCTCCCTGTTCAAGGGGGTGGTCGTCCGCCAGGCGCTGAAGGTCCGTGAGCGCAGCGCGCCCCAGCTCCAGGTGGACTGCCGCCACAAGGCGCAGAAGCTCACCGTGGGGCGCAAGAGCGCCTACTACTTCGACCAGCCCGACAGCGACGTCATCTCCTCGCTGCTCAGCCGCGCGGGCGTCGACGCGGACGTGGAGGACTCGTCCGTCACCCACAAGCAACTGGTGCAGTTCAACGCCACGGACTGGGACTTCCTGCTCGCCCGGGCGGAGGCCAACGGGAAGCTGGTGCTGACCCACGGCGACCAGGTGCGGGTGAAGGCCCCGGACTTCGGCGGCCAGCCGGTGTGCACGCTGCACTTCGGGGCCACCATCCTGGAACTGGACGCGGAGATGGACGCGCGGCTCCAACTGGCCGCGGTCAAGAGCCTGACGTGGGACCCGGCGCAGCAGGCCGTGGTGGAGAAGGAGGCCGAGGACCCGGGCGTCAGCGGCCCCGGCAACCTCTCCAGCGACGACCTGGCCGCCGTGGCGGGCCTGGAGAGTTTTCCGCTTCGTCACGCGGCGCTGGCCGAGGAGGAGGCCCAGGCCTGGGCCAACGCCCAATGGCTCAAGTCGAGGATGTGCAAGGTGAGCGGCCGCGTGAAGTGCGAGGGCGTGGGCGCCGTCGAGCCGGGGAAGCTCGTCACCTTGAGCGGGGTGGGGCGGCGCTACAGCGGGGACGTCTTCGTCACCGGCGTGCGGCATGACTTCGACACCGTCCAGGGCTGGAAGACCCACGTGCAGTTCGGAAGCACGGACACGTGGGCGGCGGCGGACGCGCACGCCATGTCCGCGCCCAAGGCCGGCGCGCTCGTGCCCGGTGTCAGCGGGCTCCAGGTGGGCACCGTGGTGAGCAACGAGGACGAGGACGGCGAGCACCGCGTCCGGGTCCGCCTGCCCATGGTGAACAACCAGGAGGAGGGCATCTGGGCGCGGGTGGCCAGCCCCGACGCCGGTGAGGAGCGCGGCTTCTTCTTCCGGCCGGAGGTGGGCGACGAGGTGGTGGTGGGCTTCCTGGAGGACGACCCTCGCGGCGCCATCATCCTGGGCATGTTGCACAGCAGCGCGAAGGCCGCGCCGCTCCAGGGTTCGGATGACAACCACGAGAAGGTCTACCAGAGCCGCTCGAAGATGCGCATCTACCTGGACGACGAGAAGAAGGTCCTCCAGTTGGAGACACCCGCGGGCAACAGACTCACGCTGAGCGAGGAAGACAAGACGCTCAAGCTCGAGGACCAGAACGGCAACACGCTCGAGATGACGGCGGATGGCATCAAGCTCGAGAGCGTCAAGGCGCTCGAGCTCAAGGCGGGGACCGAGCTGAAGCTGGAGTCGGGCACCGCGCTCAACGCCAAGGGCGGCACCGAGCTGAAGCTGGAGGGCACCTCCGCCGCGGAGGTCTCCAGTTCAGCCATCACCAAAATCAAGGGCGGCATCGTCCAGCTCAACTGAGGAGTCACCCATGCCCGCCGCGGTCAAGGTTGGAGACACCAGCAATCATGGAGGCACCATCACCGGTCCTGGCGAGAGCACCGTCCTCGTCAAGGGCATGCCGGGCGCGGTGGCCGGAGATCTCCACGTCTGCTCATTGCCTCCCAACGGGCACCAGCCCACCGCCAGTCCATTCCCCTCGGGCAGCGCCACGGTGTTCTTCGCCGGGCGGCCCGCGCTGCGCATCACCGACGCGTGCGCCTGTGGCGCCATGGCGGCGGTGGGCGAGCCCACGGTCATCATCAACTGAAGGAGCGGTGGCACCCATGGCCTCGGATACTCCTGTCGGCACCTATACCTCCTTCCTCGGCACGGGCTGGAGCTTCCCGCCCCGCTTCGACAAGGAGAGCGGCGAGGTTCGGATGCACTCCGACGAGGAGGACATCGAAGCGAGCCTGCGCATCCTGTTCGGCACCACGGAGGGCGAGCGCTTCCTTCAGCCCCGGTACGGGCTGGACATGCATGAGCTGCTCTTCGAGCCGATGAGCACCACGCTGCGCACCTTCCTCAAGGACCGGGTGCGCACGGCCATCCTCATCCATGAGCCGCGCATCCAACTGCTCTCCCTGGATGTGTCCAGCCCCGACCCCAACGAGGGCACGCTGAAGATTTCCCTCGAGTACGAGGTGCGCGCGACGAACTCGCGCTTCAACCTCGTCTTCCCCTTCTACCGGACCGACAGCAACGAGGTGCGGGGCGCCACCGGCGCTTCCGGCCGCTGACCCCCGCCCCGCGCGAACCGCCATGTCAGACCAGGACATCATCCAGAATCTCATCTCCGAGCTCGGGCAGAGCCAGGACGAGCGCCTGCCCCGCGAGCTGGGTGCGCACCACGCGGACGTGGACGAGCGCACGCCCGAACACTTGATGATGTTCGCCCGGCGGTTCTCCCGGTTCGTCAACTACTACCGGGGCAACACCGCGGCGGCGTCAGGCAACTGGGAGTCGTTCTTCCCCGCCGACGAGGGCAAGGCGGCGGCGCTGCTCTCCTCGGAGAAGGGGGACACTCCCGCGCACCTGGCCCTGTGGGCCTCGTTCCTCAAGCTGTACGAGCTGCCGCGTGAGGCCCTCAACGGCATCACCGGGCTCCACATGGACTTCTTCTACCGGAGCGTGCTGCGCTTCGAGAAGCAAGGCGCCGTCCCGGACCGGGCGCATCTGCTGCTGGAGCTGAAGAAGAACACCGCGCCGGTGCGTGTCGGTCCGGAGCACCGCTTCCTGGGAGGCAAGGACGCCTCGGGAGCGGAGCTCGTCTATGCCCCCGTCCGGGACACGGTGGTGGGCCGAGGGAAGGTGACCTCCCTGCGCTCGGTCTTCGTCGACTCGGCGGGGCAGGGCACCGTCCGCTTCGCGCCCATCGCCAACTCGTTGGATGGCCTGGGCGCGGAGCTCCAGGGGGACGAGCCGAAGTGGCCGGCCTTCGGGAGCAAGACGCTGCCCGCCGCGGAGCTGGGCTTCGCCCTGGCCTCTCCCGTCCTGCGGATGGCGGAGGGGCGCCGCAAGGTGTCGTTGACCTTGAAGCTGGGAGGGCTGCCCCAGAGCCGGATGAACGCTTCGTTGGCCACCTCGGGACTCCAGGCCTATGTGACGGGACAGAAGAGCTGGGTGGGGCCGCTGCCGCTGACGGCGAGCATCACCTCGGACACGCTCAAGCTCGACTTCGAGGTGCCCGCCAGCGAGCAGGCCGTCGTCGACTACGACGAGAAGGTCCACGGCTACGCATACACGGCCGCCTCTCCCGTCGTGCAGGTCTTCCTCAAGGCCGGGGCGGCGCTGGGCTACGAGGACGTGAGGGACCTGGACGTGAAGGAGGCCCGCGTCTCGGTGGATGTCTCGGGCATCACCTCGCTGCAGTTGGAGAGCGACGCGGGGCGGTTGGACCCGAAGAAGGCCTTCCTGCCCTTCGGCTCCCAGCCAGCAGTGGGCTCCCGCTTGATGGTGGGCTACCCCGAGGCGCTGGCGAAGAAGCTGTCGGAGGTGAAGCTGGAGCTCCAGTGGCAGGGGCTGCCCGCCAACTTCACCAACCACTACTCGAACTACGGCGTCACCGGCATCGACGACGACTACTTCACCGTGTCCGCGTCGTTCCAGGATGGAGGGACGTGGGCGCAGCGCAGCCAGGGCCAGGCGCTGTTCACCCCGCTGAGCACCACCGGCGAGCGGGAGCTGACCTTCACGCCGGGCAGCACGTCCCACTCGCGTCCACTCTGGAGTGGTTACAAGGTCTACGCGCTCCAGGCCGCGGGCAACCTCTGGGCGCGGAGGGCCGCGCAGGCGTACGTGCGCAAGAGCCCGGTGTTCCGCTCCTTCCTCACCGCCATTCCGGACGCGCGCCCGGGCTTCATCACGCTCGCCCTGGAGCAGAACTTCAAGCACGCCCTCTACCGGACGAAGTCCATCGAGTACGCGCTGAAGTACAGCAAGCAGACGAGTGGCAACCCCACCGTCCTGAACGAGCCCTACACACCCGCGCTCCAAGGCCTCTCGCTGTCGTACAAGGCCCACTCCGACGCGGTGTCCATCGAGTCGCGAGAGCTGGAGGACTTCTCCAACCCGGACGTCCACTTCTTCCTCATCGGCGCCTTCGGGCAGATGCGGGAGCACGGCTATCAGCGCCAGCAGTTCGGCTTCGTCCCGGACAAGTCGGTGCCGCTGTTCCCTCGCTATCTCGACGAGGGGGAGCTGCTCATGGGCTTGAGTGGGCTTGCGGCCAACGACAGCGTCAGCGTGTTGTTCCAGGTGGCCGAAGGCAGCGCCGACCCGGAGCTGGCGCGACAGCCCCTGCGCTGGTCCGTCCTCTGCGACAACTACTGGAAGACGTTGGGGCAGGGCGAAGTGGTGCTCGACACCACCAATCACCTGCTGACGAGCGGCACCGTGACGTTCGTGATTCCTCGTGAGGCGACGGTGCACAATACCGTGCTTCCCGGGGGACTCGTCTGGCTGAAGGCCTCGGTGGCTCGCGACACGGGGGCTGTCTCCCAGCTCATCCGCGTGGCCGCGAACGCCGTGGAGGTGCGGCTCCAGGAGGAGGCCTCACACCCCTCGCATCTGCTGACGCCGCTGCCCGAGGGGAAGATTGGCAAGCTCAAGACGCCCATCGCCAACGTCAAGAGCGTGGGGCAGCCCTTCGCGTCCTTCGGCGGCCGGCCCGAGGAGTCCGACGAAGCGCTGCGCACCCGGGCCGCGGAGCGGCTGCGCCACCGGGGCCGCTGCCTCACCGCGTGGGACTACGAGCGCATGGTGCTGGGGCACTTCCCCGGCGTGTACCACGCGAAGTGCATCCCCCACGCGAAGGACGGCTCGTGGCTCGCGCCGGGGCACGCGCTGGTGGTCGTCATCCCGGACCTGCGCAACAAGAACGCGAGGGACCCGCTGGAGCCCAAGGTAGATGCGGACACGCTCAGCCGCATCGACGCGTTCCTGCGCGAGCACACCGGCATGCAGGTCCAGGCGCGAGCGAAGAATCCGCGCTACCAGCGTATTCAGCTGGACTTCAAGGTGAGGCTCCACCCGGGTTTCGAGTTCAACTTCTACAGCAAGGTGCTGGAGCAGGAGCTCATCCAGTTCCTGTCTCCGTGGGCATTCTCGGCGGACCGCCGGCTCACCTTCGGGGGGCATGTCTACAAGTCCGTGCTGCTCGATTTCGTCGAGGAGCGCGAGTACGTCGACTTCGTCACCGACTTCAAGATGTACAGCCACACGGGCGGCGGCAGCGGCTCCCAGGACGTCCAGGAGGCTCATCCCCAGACGCCGGATGCGCTGTTGGTCTCCGCACCCATGCACCTCATCAAGGACGCGGAGGCGTGAAGGTCTGGCCATGCTCTCATTGACCATTTCCAGGAAGGAGACGCTCGAGCCGCGGCTCGACCAGGAGCAGCTCTTCGCGCTCGGGTTGGAGCACGTGCGGCGCCTGGCCCACCGCGTCTGGACGGACCACAACACCCACGACCCGGGTGTCACCACGCTCGAGTTGTTGTCCTATGCGCTGACGGACCTGTCCTACCGCACGTCGTTCCCCTTGGAGGACCTGCTCGCCACCGAGAGCAACAACGCGGCGAACATGAAGGCGCAGTTCTTCACCGCGCGGCAGGTGCTGCCCATGCGGCCGCTGACGGTGCTGGACTACCGCAAGCTGCTCATCGACCTGCCCGGCGTGAAGAACGCGTGGCTGAGGCCGGAGTCCGTCCGGTACTTCCTGGCCCCCAGCACGGCCCGGCTGTACTGGCAGGCGCCCGCGCTGCCCGGTGTGCGCGAGGTCCACGTGCGCGGTGTCCACCGCGTCCTCGTCGACTTCATGGACGGCGTGACGGCGGAGCAGCAGGCCACCATCCTCCAATCCGTCACCACGCGGCTCGAGGCCAACCGCAACCTGGGTGAGCGCTTCAGCGGTGTCGACGTCGTGGCGCCCGAGGAGTTCGTCCTCTGCGGCGAGCTGGAGCTGAGCCCCGACGCGGACTCGGCCCGGGTGAAGGCGGAGATTCTCTTCCAGGTGCAGCAATACCTGTCGCCGCCGGTGCCCAGCTACAGCCTGAGCGAGATGCTGGAGCGGCGCCGGGCCGACGGCAGCCGCTACACCGTGCAGGACCTCTTCGAGGGCCCCGCGCTGGAGTGTGGCTTCATCGACGACGAGGAGCTGGAGCGCGCGGAGCTGCGCACGGAGCTTCGTCTGTCGGATGTCATCAGCATCCTCATGGACATCCCGGGCGTGCGCGCGGTGCGCGACGTGCTCATCAACCCCAAGGGCGCGACG from Myxococcus stipitatus carries:
- a CDS encoding phage tail protein — encoded protein: MPAQYPIPVFHFTVEWGGSRVGFSEVGGLTQENQAIEYRDGSFLEYSSIKMPGLRKFSNVTLKRGIIKGDNQFFKWLSTVKLNTVERRNLIISLLNEEHQPVMVWKVMNAFPVKVEGPGLKASGNEVAIESIELAHEGLELQSE
- a CDS encoding phage tail protein; this encodes MPNYYPPVGFHFQVEILGLPRDDNDLRFTEVSGLSLEMGTEEVAEGGENRFIQKYPTRTKYPELVLKRGLLVSSKVLGWIRQCMEDYRIEPKNIDVKLLNEEHQPLLTWHVVGAYPTKWSVSDLNSTNNAVVIETLQLFYQSFRLDRS
- a CDS encoding DUF5908 family protein: MPLIVDEVVITVEVTNAAAGGAAPASGGGGSTEDKQALISECVEQVMELLRQREER
- the vgrG gene encoding type VI secretion system tip protein VgrG, whose translation is MPEERSLPIPAGHREFTVKVNGEAAPREHQLLSVSITRMVNRLPSARLSYLDGAAASSDFPVSNGDLFIPGSEIEILAGTGDDLVSLFKGVVVRQALKVRERSAPQLQVDCRHKAQKLTVGRKSAYYFDQPDSDVISSLLSRAGVDADVEDSSVTHKQLVQFNATDWDFLLARAEANGKLVLTHGDQVRVKAPDFGGQPVCTLHFGATILELDAEMDARLQLAAVKSLTWDPAQQAVVEKEAEDPGVSGPGNLSSDDLAAVAGLESFPLRHAALAEEEAQAWANAQWLKSRMCKVSGRVKCEGVGAVEPGKLVTLSGVGRRYSGDVFVTGVRHDFDTVQGWKTHVQFGSTDTWAAADAHAMSAPKAGALVPGVSGLQVGTVVSNEDEDGEHRVRVRLPMVNNQEEGIWARVASPDAGEERGFFFRPEVGDEVVVGFLEDDPRGAIILGMLHSSAKAAPLQGSDDNHEKVYQSRSKMRIYLDDEKKVLQLETPAGNRLTLSEEDKTLKLEDQNGNTLEMTADGIKLESVKALELKAGTELKLESGTALNAKGGTELKLEGTSAAEVSSSAITKIKGGIVQLN
- a CDS encoding PAAR domain-containing protein; amino-acid sequence: MPAAVKVGDTSNHGGTITGPGESTVLVKGMPGAVAGDLHVCSLPPNGHQPTASPFPSGSATVFFAGRPALRITDACACGAMAAVGEPTVIIN
- a CDS encoding GPW/gp25 family protein; the encoded protein is MASDTPVGTYTSFLGTGWSFPPRFDKESGEVRMHSDEEDIEASLRILFGTTEGERFLQPRYGLDMHELLFEPMSTTLRTFLKDRVRTAILIHEPRIQLLSLDVSSPDPNEGTLKISLEYEVRATNSRFNLVFPFYRTDSNEVRGATGASGR
- a CDS encoding baseplate J/gp47 family protein, which translates into the protein MSDQDIIQNLISELGQSQDERLPRELGAHHADVDERTPEHLMMFARRFSRFVNYYRGNTAAASGNWESFFPADEGKAAALLSSEKGDTPAHLALWASFLKLYELPREALNGITGLHMDFFYRSVLRFEKQGAVPDRAHLLLELKKNTAPVRVGPEHRFLGGKDASGAELVYAPVRDTVVGRGKVTSLRSVFVDSAGQGTVRFAPIANSLDGLGAELQGDEPKWPAFGSKTLPAAELGFALASPVLRMAEGRRKVSLTLKLGGLPQSRMNASLATSGLQAYVTGQKSWVGPLPLTASITSDTLKLDFEVPASEQAVVDYDEKVHGYAYTAASPVVQVFLKAGAALGYEDVRDLDVKEARVSVDVSGITSLQLESDAGRLDPKKAFLPFGSQPAVGSRLMVGYPEALAKKLSEVKLELQWQGLPANFTNHYSNYGVTGIDDDYFTVSASFQDGGTWAQRSQGQALFTPLSTTGERELTFTPGSTSHSRPLWSGYKVYALQAAGNLWARRAAQAYVRKSPVFRSFLTAIPDARPGFITLALEQNFKHALYRTKSIEYALKYSKQTSGNPTVLNEPYTPALQGLSLSYKAHSDAVSIESRELEDFSNPDVHFFLIGAFGQMREHGYQRQQFGFVPDKSVPLFPRYLDEGELLMGLSGLAANDSVSVLFQVAEGSADPELARQPLRWSVLCDNYWKTLGQGEVVLDTTNHLLTSGTVTFVIPREATVHNTVLPGGLVWLKASVARDTGAVSQLIRVAANAVEVRLQEEASHPSHLLTPLPEGKIGKLKTPIANVKSVGQPFASFGGRPEESDEALRTRAAERLRHRGRCLTAWDYERMVLGHFPGVYHAKCIPHAKDGSWLAPGHALVVVIPDLRNKNARDPLEPKVDADTLSRIDAFLREHTGMQVQARAKNPRYQRIQLDFKVRLHPGFEFNFYSKVLEQELIQFLSPWAFSADRRLTFGGHVYKSVLLDFVEEREYVDFVTDFKMYSHTGGGSGSQDVQEAHPQTPDALLVSAPMHLIKDAEA